A DNA window from Ctenopharyngodon idella isolate HZGC_01 chromosome 10, HZGC01, whole genome shotgun sequence contains the following coding sequences:
- the LOC127519810 gene encoding SLAM family member 9-like — protein sequence MLHMLVLLCLCCWSLTGVFGDSVSVMEGDSVTLYTDPTEIHEDDYILWTFGAENSLIAKIKKKNQTFNTYNGTDERFRDRLKLDDQTGSLTITNITTEHTGVYKLQIIGVKQSSKTFSVSVYARLPVPVISSNSSQCSSSSLSSNCSLVCSAVNVSHVTLSWYKGNSLLSSISVSDLSISLSLPLEVEYQDNNTYSCVLNNPISNQTQHLDITQLCHTCAVPPVSVSLIVLISAGSLLIISLFGIFCICGKCRKTDQLVQICEDEKTSAVLFHHSTLYERNIHKSVRFIYKKNHNKDIILQKFLFQINAVHLNFLFIKEP from the exons ATGCTTCACATGTTGGTTTTGCTCTGTCTGTGCTGCTGGAGTCTGACTG gtgtgtttggtgattcagtgtcagtgatggagggagattctgtcactTTATACACTGATCCTACTGAAATACATGAAGATGACTACATACTGTGGACATTTGGAGCTGAAAACTCTCTCATagctaaaataaagaaaaagaatcaAACCTTCAACACATATAATGGTACtgatgagagattcagagacagactgaagctggacgatcaaactggatctctgaccatcacaaacatcacaacTGAACATACTGGAGTTTATAAACTACAGATAATTGGAGTGAAACAAtcatcaaaaacattcagtgtttctgtctatg ctcgtctgcctgttcctgtcatcagcagtAACTCTTCACAATGTTCTTCTTCATCATTATCTTCAAAttgttcattggtgtgttcagctgtgaatgtgagtcatgtgactctctcctggtacaaaggaaacagtttattgtccagcatcagtgtgtctgatctcagcatcagtctctctctacctctggaggtggaatatcaggataacaacacctacagctgtgtgctgaacaatcccatcagcaaccagactcaacatctggacatcactcaactctgtcacacatgtgcag TTCCTCCAGTCTCAGTGTCTCTGATAGTGTTGATCTCTGCTGGATCTCTGTTGATTATATCTCTGTTCGGGATCTTCTGCATCTGCGGAAAATGTAGAAAAACAGACCAACTAG TTCAGATTTGTGAAGATGAGAAAACTTCAGCCGTTCTGTTTCATCATTCAACGCTCTACGAAAGAAACATACATAaatcagtaagatttatttacaagaaaaatcacaataaagacataatattacaaaagtttctatttcagataaatgctgttcatttgaactttctattcatcaaagaaccctaa